From Stenotrophomonas nitritireducens, the proteins below share one genomic window:
- the gap gene encoding type I glyceraldehyde-3-phosphate dehydrogenase translates to MAIKVGINGFGRIGRNVLRSAVLNFGNDIEIVAINDLLEPDYLAYMLKYDSVHGRFKADVEVSGSDLLVNGKKIRLTQERDPANLKWDEVGVDVVIESTGLFLTKETAQKHLDAGAKKVILSAPSKDDTPMFVFGVNHKTYAGQSIVSNASCTTNCLAPLAKVINDKWGIKRGLMTTVHAATATQKTVDGPSNKDWRGGRGILENIIPSSTGAAKAVGVVIPELNKKLTGMSFRVPTSDVSVVDLTVELEKEATYAEICAEVKAQSEGALKGILGYTEDKVVATDFRGETHTSVFDAEAGIALDSTFVKLVSWYDNEWGYSNKCLEMVRVVAA, encoded by the coding sequence ATGGCAATCAAGGTCGGCATCAACGGTTTCGGTCGCATCGGGCGCAATGTGTTGCGTTCGGCAGTGTTGAACTTCGGCAATGACATCGAGATCGTGGCCATCAACGATCTGCTGGAGCCGGACTATCTGGCCTACATGCTCAAGTACGACTCGGTGCACGGCCGTTTCAAGGCTGATGTGGAAGTGTCGGGCAGCGACCTGCTGGTCAACGGCAAGAAGATCCGCCTGACCCAGGAACGCGATCCGGCCAACCTGAAGTGGGACGAAGTGGGCGTGGACGTGGTGATCGAATCCACCGGCCTGTTCCTGACCAAGGAAACCGCGCAGAAGCATCTGGATGCCGGCGCCAAGAAGGTGATCCTGTCGGCCCCGTCCAAGGACGACACGCCGATGTTCGTGTTCGGCGTGAACCACAAGACCTACGCCGGCCAGAGCATCGTCTCCAACGCCTCGTGCACCACCAACTGCCTGGCCCCGCTGGCCAAGGTCATCAACGACAAGTGGGGCATCAAGCGCGGCCTGATGACCACCGTGCATGCGGCTACCGCTACCCAGAAGACCGTTGATGGCCCGTCCAACAAGGATTGGCGCGGCGGCCGCGGCATCCTGGAAAACATCATTCCGTCCTCCACCGGCGCCGCCAAGGCTGTTGGCGTGGTGATCCCGGAATTGAACAAGAAGCTGACCGGCATGAGCTTCCGCGTGCCGACCTCGGACGTGTCGGTGGTCGACCTCACCGTCGAGCTGGAAAAGGAAGCCACCTACGCTGAAATCTGCGCCGAAGTGAAGGCACAGAGCGAAGGCGCGCTGAAGGGCATCCTCGGTTACACCGAAGACAAGGTAGTTGCCACCGACTTCCGTGGCGAGACCCACACCTCCGTGTTCGATGCCGAAGCCGGCATCGCCCTGGACAGCACCTTCGTCAAGCTGGTCAGCTGGTACGACAACGAGTGGGGCTATTCCAACAAGTGCCTGGAAATGGTGCGCGTCGTCGCCGCCTGA
- a CDS encoding OmpW/AlkL family protein, which produces MRKTSALLLSGMAAAVALAAAAPAVAQSKGDWTLGVGVHAVDPKSDAGDLNGAPLGLGKLPTKVDSDVKPTVTFEYFVADNIGIEVLAALPFKHDISINGVGKVGETKQLPPVVSLQYHFTNSSKVTPFVGLGVNYTKFFSTDSTGALAGTKLKLEDSWGLAAHAGLDFAVSDKGALRVDMRWADIDTKVKVNGNSLGTAKIDPLVYGVAYVFKF; this is translated from the coding sequence ATGCGCAAGACCTCCGCCCTGCTGCTCTCCGGTATGGCCGCCGCCGTGGCACTGGCTGCCGCCGCCCCCGCCGTGGCCCAATCCAAGGGCGACTGGACCTTGGGCGTCGGCGTCCATGCCGTTGACCCGAAGTCCGATGCCGGCGATCTGAACGGTGCCCCGCTGGGCCTGGGCAAGCTGCCCACCAAGGTCGACAGCGACGTCAAGCCGACCGTCACCTTCGAATACTTCGTCGCCGACAACATTGGTATCGAAGTGCTGGCAGCGCTGCCGTTCAAGCACGACATCAGCATCAACGGTGTCGGCAAGGTCGGCGAAACCAAGCAGCTGCCGCCGGTGGTCTCGCTGCAGTACCACTTCACCAACAGCAGCAAGGTCACCCCGTTCGTCGGCCTGGGCGTGAACTACACCAAGTTCTTCAGCACCGACAGCACGGGCGCGCTGGCTGGCACCAAGCTGAAGCTGGAAGACTCCTGGGGCCTGGCCGCGCATGCAGGCCTGGATTTCGCGGTCAGTGACAAGGGCGCGCTGCGCGTTGACATGCGCTGGGCCGATATCGACACCAAGGTGAAGGTCAACGGCAATTCGCTCGGCACCGCCAAGATCGATCCGCTGGTGTACGGCGTGGCGTACGTCTTCAAGTTCTGA
- a CDS encoding S1/P1 nuclease produces the protein MNKLHRLLLPAVGITLAVSALIPAQALAWGAQGHRLVARIAEPNLHPATKAEIDRLLAAEPGASLSSIAPWADQLRSNDPDLGKRSAGWHYVNMAEDDCAFSPPKHCTDGNCVVGALQQQSTLLANRELSDGERLQALKFVVHLVGDLHQPLHAGYGHDRGGNTYQLQFNGRGTNLHSVWDSGMFYTLQLNDDQFLQRLQALPSPGRLRAPDLQRAPAAWAEQSCRIAMRTGLYPSGHKIDERYTATWEPVAETQLRLGGEQLAALLNQLLDTP, from the coding sequence ATGAACAAGCTCCACCGCCTCCTGTTGCCCGCCGTTGGCATCACCCTCGCTGTTTCCGCATTGATCCCCGCCCAGGCCCTGGCATGGGGTGCACAAGGCCACCGCCTGGTCGCGCGCATTGCCGAACCCAACCTTCACCCTGCCACCAAGGCCGAGATTGACCGCCTGCTGGCCGCCGAACCCGGTGCCAGCCTCAGCAGCATCGCGCCCTGGGCTGACCAGCTGCGCAGCAACGACCCCGACCTGGGCAAGCGTTCGGCCGGCTGGCACTACGTCAACATGGCCGAGGATGACTGCGCGTTTTCACCGCCAAAGCACTGCACCGACGGCAACTGCGTGGTGGGCGCCCTGCAGCAGCAAAGCACGCTGCTGGCCAACCGCGAGCTCAGCGACGGCGAACGCCTGCAGGCGCTCAAGTTCGTGGTCCATCTGGTCGGTGATCTGCATCAGCCGCTGCACGCCGGCTACGGCCATGACCGTGGCGGCAACACCTACCAGCTGCAGTTCAACGGCCGCGGCACCAACCTGCATTCGGTCTGGGACAGCGGCATGTTCTACACGCTGCAGTTGAACGACGACCAGTTCCTGCAACGCCTGCAGGCACTGCCGTCGCCGGGCCGCCTGCGCGCACCGGACCTGCAGCGCGCCCCGGCCGCATGGGCCGAGCAGAGCTGCCGCATCGCCATGCGCACCGGTTTGTACCCGAGCGGTCACAAGATCGACGAACGCTATACCGCCACCTGGGAGCCGGTTGCCGAGACCCAGCTGCGGCTCGGCGGTGAACAGCTGGCGGCGTTGTTGAACCAGCTGCTCGACACGCCCTGA